A single window of Pseudoduganella plicata DNA harbors:
- a CDS encoding alpha-amylase family glycosyl hydrolase, with translation MNTGRFKPSSIALATLLAASAVHAAPKPFMWENATVYFVVTDRFSNGDKSNDFPYGRKADAAPLRGFMGGDLKGLTARVKEGYFDSLGVNAIWLTPPVEQIHAGTDEGTGKSYGFHGYWARDFTAIDANLGTEADFRAFVEAAHARGIRVLFDVVMNHIGPVTGQDPNWPADWVRMDPVCTHKDVATTVTCALVANLPDVRTESNENVALPPALVEKWKKEGRYEREVKELDEFFSRTGYPRAPRYYLMKWHADWVRKYGIDGFRADTVKHTEPGVWKELRTVADAAFEDYRKAHPGKALGDKFFTVAEVYNYSIGHGREFDMSTAKVDFYADGFDALINFSLPSDGKGDYESIFAKYAAALHGPLRGKSVLNYMDSHDDGNPFDAARTKPFETANKLLLAPGAAQIYYGDETARRLDMAEATGDAKLRSYMNWEELAHNTARDGYRIADVRAHWSKLGLFRQNHLSIGAGEHRKLADKPYTFARIFGNDKVVVALDVPVGKPVAVSVGSVFANGTRVRDAYSGVTYTVRNGKVATGGKAGVVLLEAAR, from the coding sequence ATGAATACTGGTCGTTTCAAGCCGAGTTCCATCGCACTGGCCACGCTGCTGGCAGCATCGGCAGTCCATGCAGCACCCAAGCCATTCATGTGGGAAAACGCGACCGTGTATTTCGTGGTGACGGACCGCTTCAGCAATGGCGACAAGTCGAACGACTTCCCCTACGGCCGCAAGGCCGATGCGGCACCGCTGCGCGGCTTCATGGGCGGCGATCTGAAAGGCTTGACGGCCCGGGTGAAGGAAGGTTACTTCGACAGCCTGGGCGTCAATGCGATCTGGCTGACGCCGCCCGTGGAGCAGATCCATGCGGGCACCGACGAAGGCACCGGCAAGTCCTACGGCTTCCACGGCTACTGGGCGCGCGACTTTACCGCCATCGATGCGAACCTGGGCACGGAGGCGGACTTCCGCGCCTTCGTCGAGGCGGCCCATGCGCGCGGCATCCGCGTGCTGTTCGACGTGGTGATGAACCATATCGGCCCGGTGACGGGGCAGGACCCGAACTGGCCGGCGGACTGGGTGCGCATGGACCCCGTCTGCACGCACAAGGACGTGGCGACTACGGTCACGTGCGCGCTGGTCGCCAACTTGCCGGACGTGCGCACGGAAAGCAATGAGAACGTGGCGCTGCCGCCCGCGCTCGTTGAGAAGTGGAAAAAGGAAGGACGCTACGAGCGCGAGGTAAAGGAGCTGGACGAATTCTTCTCCCGCACCGGTTACCCGCGCGCACCGCGCTACTACCTGATGAAGTGGCACGCCGACTGGGTGCGCAAGTACGGCATCGACGGCTTCCGCGCCGACACCGTCAAGCACACGGAGCCCGGCGTATGGAAGGAGCTGCGCACGGTTGCCGACGCGGCGTTCGAGGACTACAGGAAGGCCCATCCCGGCAAGGCGCTGGGCGACAAGTTCTTCACGGTGGCGGAGGTGTACAACTACAGCATCGGCCACGGCCGTGAATTCGACATGAGCACCGCAAAGGTCGACTTCTATGCGGACGGCTTCGACGCCCTGATCAACTTCTCGCTGCCATCGGACGGCAAGGGCGATTACGAAAGCATCTTCGCCAAGTACGCGGCGGCGTTGCATGGCCCGCTGCGCGGCAAGTCGGTGCTCAATTACATGGACTCGCACGACGATGGCAACCCGTTCGACGCCGCGCGTACGAAGCCGTTTGAAACGGCCAACAAGCTGCTGCTCGCGCCAGGCGCCGCGCAGATCTACTACGGCGACGAGACGGCGCGCCGGCTGGACATGGCCGAAGCGACGGGCGACGCGAAGCTGCGTTCTTACATGAACTGGGAAGAGCTGGCGCACAATACTGCCCGCGACGGCTATCGCATCGCCGACGTGCGCGCGCACTGGAGCAAGCTGGGACTATTCCGGCAGAACCACCTGTCGATCGGGGCAGGGGAGCACCGCAAGCTGGCCGACAAGCCGTACACGTTTGCCCGCATCTTCGGTAACGACAAGGTTGTCGTGGCGCTGGATGTGCCGGTCGGGAAGCCGGTTGCGGTCAGTGTCGGCTCCGTGTTTGCCAACGGTACGCGGGTGCGCGATGCCTATTCGGGCGTGACGTACACCGTCCGCAACGGCAAGGTCGCGACGGGCGGCAAGGCTGGCGTGGTATTGCTGGAAGCGGCGCGCTAG
- a CDS encoding alpha-D-glucose phosphate-specific phosphoglucomutase, translating to MAIQIVPTNPIPGQRPGTSGLRKKVAVFRQHQYLENFVQSVFDTLGDLSGKTLVLGGDGRFHNRAAVHTILRMAAANGVARVLVGRGGLLSTPAVSCVIRKHEALGGIVLSASHNPGGPDGDFGIKYNIGNGGPAPEGVTEAIYQRTTTIAQYRISDDPDVDIDAIGRHYMEGMQVEVIDPVEDYADMLEGLFDFDAIRKLFAGGFRMCFDAMSAISGPYAHAILEGRLGAPAGTVINGIPLEDFGGLHPDPNPVNAAQLIELMAGPDAPDFGAASDGDADRNMIVGRDFAVTPSDSLAILAANAQLVPGYRGGIAGIARSMPTSRAADRVAEALGIKLYETPTGWKYFGNLLDAGLATLCGEESYGTGSNHIREKDGVWAVLFWLNLLAVTGKSVQQIVTEHWARFGRNYYSRHDYEAIETHAAQVLMDDLRVKLTNMAGQEMNLYKVDYADDFSYTDPVDGAQSAQQGIRIVMTDGSRIVFRLSGTGTEGATLRVYLERYEADPALHNIPTQQALAPLIAIADSVASIALNTGRSNPTVIT from the coding sequence ATGGCAATTCAGATCGTACCCACCAATCCCATCCCCGGCCAGCGTCCGGGCACGTCCGGCTTGCGCAAGAAAGTGGCGGTATTCCGCCAGCACCAATACCTGGAGAACTTCGTCCAGAGCGTATTCGACACGCTGGGCGACCTGTCCGGCAAGACGCTGGTGCTGGGCGGCGACGGCCGCTTCCACAACCGCGCGGCCGTGCACACGATCCTGCGCATGGCGGCGGCCAACGGCGTCGCGCGCGTGCTGGTCGGCCGTGGCGGCCTGTTGTCCACGCCCGCCGTGTCGTGCGTCATCCGCAAGCACGAGGCGCTGGGCGGCATCGTCCTGTCGGCCAGCCACAATCCCGGCGGCCCGGATGGCGACTTCGGCATCAAGTACAACATCGGCAACGGTGGCCCGGCCCCGGAAGGCGTGACAGAAGCGATCTACCAGCGCACCACGACCATCGCCCAGTACCGCATCAGCGACGATCCGGACGTGGACATCGACGCGATCGGGCGCCATTACATGGAAGGCATGCAGGTCGAGGTGATCGACCCGGTGGAGGACTATGCCGACATGCTCGAAGGCCTGTTCGATTTCGATGCCATCCGCAAGCTGTTTGCGGGCGGCTTCCGCATGTGCTTCGACGCGATGAGCGCCATCTCCGGCCCGTATGCGCACGCGATCCTGGAAGGACGCCTGGGCGCGCCGGCCGGCACCGTCATCAATGGCATTCCGCTGGAAGATTTCGGCGGCCTGCATCCGGACCCGAACCCCGTCAACGCCGCGCAGCTGATCGAGCTGATGGCCGGCCCGGACGCGCCGGACTTCGGCGCCGCGTCGGACGGCGATGCGGACCGCAACATGATCGTCGGGCGCGATTTCGCCGTCACGCCGTCGGACAGCCTGGCGATCCTGGCAGCCAATGCGCAGCTGGTACCGGGCTACCGCGGCGGCATCGCCGGCATCGCCCGGTCGATGCCCACGTCGCGCGCGGCCGACCGGGTGGCCGAGGCGCTGGGCATCAAGCTGTACGAAACGCCGACGGGCTGGAAGTATTTCGGCAATCTGCTGGACGCCGGCCTCGCCACCCTGTGCGGCGAGGAGAGCTACGGCACCGGCTCGAACCACATCCGCGAGAAGGATGGCGTGTGGGCCGTGCTGTTCTGGCTCAATCTGCTGGCCGTCACGGGCAAGAGCGTGCAGCAGATCGTGACGGAACACTGGGCCCGGTTCGGGCGCAACTACTATTCGCGCCACGACTACGAAGCCATCGAAACACATGCGGCGCAGGTACTGATGGACGACCTGCGCGTCAAGCTGACCAATATGGCCGGGCAGGAAATGAACCTGTACAAGGTCGATTACGCCGACGATTTTTCGTACACCGATCCGGTCGATGGCGCGCAGTCGGCGCAGCAGGGCATCCGCATCGTGATGACGGACGGCTCGCGCATTGTCTTCCGGCTGTCCGGCACGGGCACGGAGGGCGCCACGTTGCGTGTCTACCTGGAGCGCTACGAAGCCGATCCGGCGCTGCACAATATTCCAACCCAGCAGGCGCTCGCGCCGCTGATCGCCATTGCCGACAGCGTGGCAAGCATCGCCCTCAACACGGGACGGAGCAACCCGACCGTGATCACCTGA
- a CDS encoding MFS transporter — MHSTTNKPRLSFWQLWNMSFGFFGIQFGFALQNANTSRIFSTLGANHDELALFWLAAPVTGLLVQPIIGYLSDNTWHPKWGRRRPFFFLGAVLASISLFLMPNSHVLWMAVAVLWMMDAAINVSMEPFRAFVGDKLDPSQQTAGFAMQTFFIGCGAVIASLLPTIFADYLGVSNVPVDGGVPDTVRYSFYAGGAVFLLSVLWTVFTSDERPPEDMEAFRRESGKGIGHGIVEIIDGFFHMPRTMAQLALVQFFTWIGLFAMWIYTTSAIAENVYGTADAQSALYQDAGNYVGIMFAVYSGVAALAAFILPVLARVTSRKMVHTVCLIVGGISLASIFTIHDRQMLLVPMVGVGIAWASILTMPYAILAGALPANRMGYYMGVFNFFIVIPQILSGALLGFVTTHLLGGHTANTLALGGASMALAGVLTLWVRDEAKAVA; from the coding sequence ATGCATTCCACCACCAACAAGCCCCGGCTGTCGTTCTGGCAGTTGTGGAACATGAGCTTCGGTTTTTTCGGCATCCAGTTCGGCTTCGCACTGCAGAACGCCAACACCAGCCGCATCTTCTCGACGCTCGGCGCCAACCACGATGAACTGGCGCTGTTCTGGCTCGCAGCGCCCGTTACGGGTCTGCTGGTGCAGCCGATCATCGGCTACCTGTCCGACAATACGTGGCACCCGAAGTGGGGCCGCCGCCGTCCGTTCTTCTTCCTGGGCGCCGTGCTGGCGTCCATCTCGCTGTTCCTGATGCCGAACTCGCACGTGCTGTGGATGGCCGTGGCCGTGCTGTGGATGATGGATGCCGCCATCAACGTCTCGATGGAGCCATTTCGTGCCTTCGTTGGCGACAAGCTCGATCCCTCGCAGCAGACCGCGGGCTTTGCGATGCAGACGTTCTTCATCGGCTGCGGCGCCGTCATCGCCTCGCTGCTGCCGACGATCTTTGCCGACTATCTTGGCGTGAGTAACGTTCCCGTCGACGGCGGTGTGCCGGACACGGTGCGCTACTCGTTCTATGCCGGCGGCGCCGTGTTCCTGCTGTCCGTGCTGTGGACCGTGTTCACCAGCGACGAGCGTCCGCCGGAGGACATGGAGGCGTTCCGCCGCGAGAGCGGCAAGGGCATCGGCCACGGCATCGTCGAAATCATCGACGGCTTCTTCCACATGCCCAGGACGATGGCGCAGCTGGCGCTGGTGCAGTTCTTCACGTGGATCGGCCTGTTCGCCATGTGGATCTACACAACGTCCGCGATCGCCGAAAACGTCTACGGCACCGCCGATGCGCAGTCGGCCCTGTACCAGGATGCCGGCAACTACGTCGGCATCATGTTCGCCGTCTATTCAGGCGTGGCAGCGCTCGCCGCGTTCATCCTGCCGGTGCTGGCGCGCGTCACCAGCCGCAAGATGGTGCATACCGTCTGCCTGATCGTCGGCGGCATCAGCCTGGCCAGCATCTTCACGATCCACGACCGCCAGATGCTGCTGGTGCCGATGGTGGGCGTGGGCATCGCGTGGGCCAGCATCCTGACCATGCCGTATGCCATCCTGGCCGGCGCGCTGCCGGCCAACCGGATGGGCTACTACATGGGCGTGTTCAATTTCTTCATCGTGATCCCGCAGATCCTCAGCGGCGCGCTGCTGGGCTTCGTCACCACGCACCTGCTGGGCGGCCACACGGCCAACACGCTGGCGCTGGGCGGGGCGTCGATGGCGCTGGCGGGCGTGCTGACGCTGTGGGTGCGGGACGAGGCCAAGGCGGTCGCCTGA
- a CDS encoding glycoside hydrolase family 31 protein → MAPKSIALLSLLAFSSVHAAERRLESFAVNGNTLDIVVSDGRYLIKPYSAAIVETTFIPKGEGYDPRSHAVVLAPVAVGATLKDAGASIEYATPGITVTVRKQPLRISYAYKGKPLVAEKDGYTKAGKLEAIRFALDDGEALYGAGARAVGMNRRGNRFQLYNKADYGYGNRSQLLNFTIPLALSSKRYAIHFDNPYTGWLDFDSRKDGTLGYETTGGRKTYQIIAGDAWSDVMANYTSLTGRQPLPPRWAFGNFASRFGYRNEAEARATVAQFAKDRIPLDAIVLDLYWFGKTVQGTMGNLAWDKENFPNPQGMMKDFAAQGVQTILITEPFVLTTSSRWQDAVDKKALATKADGTPYTYDFYFGNTGLVDITGTPGRDWFWNIYKDLKLQGVGGWWGDLGEPEVHPEGLRHVAGSADAVHNVYGHEWAGLIADGYRKDFPGERPFILMRAGYSGSQRHGMIPWSGDVGRSWGGLQSQMEIALQMGMQGLGYMHSDLGGFAGPVLDDELYVRWLQYGVFQPVFRPHAQEAVAAEPVYRAARARALAAEAVRLRYRLLPYNYTTGFENSRTGMPLMHPVLFADDGSASTIDTGTIASTYLWGDSFLVAPVTEPGATRKDVYFPVKDSAWFDFHTGERHRGGIQETVPVVAERIPVYVRAGAFVPMVDVVQSTKDYSTKDVALHYWHDATVAQSAGMLYDDDGKTAQAYEQGRYELARFTSAVQGRELRIGIATETGRQYTALARAYALHVHNVTAKPRAATLDGKPLAVRWDGKTGVATVKLPARAAMSAQLVLSL, encoded by the coding sequence ATGGCCCCGAAATCGATTGCTCTGCTGTCCCTTCTCGCCTTCTCTTCCGTGCATGCGGCCGAACGCCGGCTCGAAAGCTTTGCCGTCAACGGCAATACGCTGGACATCGTCGTCAGCGACGGGCGGTACCTGATCAAGCCGTATTCGGCGGCGATCGTCGAGACGACGTTCATCCCGAAAGGGGAGGGATACGATCCGCGTTCGCATGCCGTCGTGCTGGCGCCGGTGGCGGTCGGTGCAACCCTGAAGGACGCCGGCGCAAGCATCGAATATGCAACGCCGGGCATCACCGTCACGGTGCGCAAGCAGCCGCTGCGCATCAGCTATGCCTACAAGGGCAAGCCGCTGGTGGCGGAAAAGGACGGCTACACCAAAGCGGGCAAGCTGGAAGCCATCCGGTTCGCGCTGGACGACGGCGAAGCGCTGTACGGCGCCGGTGCCCGCGCCGTGGGCATGAACCGCCGCGGCAACCGCTTCCAGCTGTACAACAAGGCGGACTACGGCTACGGTAACCGCTCGCAGCTGCTGAACTTCACGATTCCCCTAGCGCTGTCGTCGAAGCGCTATGCGATCCACTTCGACAACCCGTACACGGGCTGGCTCGATTTCGACAGCCGCAAGGACGGCACGCTCGGTTACGAAACGACGGGCGGGCGCAAGACCTATCAGATCATTGCCGGCGATGCGTGGTCCGACGTGATGGCGAACTACACCAGCCTGACGGGCCGCCAGCCGCTGCCCCCGCGCTGGGCGTTCGGTAATTTCGCCAGCCGCTTCGGCTATCGCAACGAAGCCGAGGCGCGCGCCACCGTCGCGCAATTTGCAAAAGACAGGATCCCGCTCGATGCGATCGTGCTGGACCTGTACTGGTTCGGCAAGACCGTCCAGGGAACGATGGGCAATCTGGCGTGGGACAAGGAAAACTTCCCGAACCCGCAAGGCATGATGAAGGACTTCGCCGCACAGGGCGTGCAGACGATCCTGATCACGGAGCCGTTCGTGCTGACGACATCGAGCCGCTGGCAGGATGCGGTGGACAAGAAGGCGCTGGCGACAAAGGCGGACGGCACGCCGTACACCTATGACTTCTACTTCGGCAATACCGGTCTCGTCGACATCACGGGCACCCCAGGCCGCGACTGGTTCTGGAACATCTACAAGGACCTGAAGCTGCAGGGCGTGGGCGGCTGGTGGGGCGACCTGGGCGAACCGGAAGTGCATCCGGAAGGGCTGCGTCACGTGGCCGGCAGCGCCGATGCGGTGCACAACGTCTACGGCCACGAATGGGCCGGCCTGATCGCCGACGGCTACAGGAAGGACTTCCCGGGCGAGCGGCCGTTCATCCTGATGCGCGCCGGGTATTCCGGCTCGCAGCGCCACGGCATGATCCCGTGGTCGGGCGACGTTGGCCGCAGCTGGGGCGGCCTGCAGTCGCAGATGGAGATCGCGCTGCAGATGGGGATGCAGGGTCTGGGCTACATGCACTCGGACCTGGGCGGCTTCGCCGGCCCCGTGCTGGACGACGAGTTGTACGTGCGCTGGCTGCAGTACGGCGTGTTCCAGCCTGTATTCCGTCCGCACGCGCAGGAAGCGGTGGCCGCGGAGCCGGTCTACCGCGCCGCGCGTGCCAGGGCGCTGGCGGCCGAAGCGGTGCGCCTGCGCTATCGCCTGCTGCCGTATAACTACACGACCGGTTTCGAGAACAGCCGGACCGGCATGCCGCTCATGCACCCCGTGCTGTTTGCCGACGACGGCAGCGCGTCCACCATCGACACGGGCACGATCGCTTCCACCTACCTGTGGGGCGACAGCTTCCTGGTGGCGCCGGTCACGGAGCCGGGCGCCACGCGCAAGGATGTGTACTTCCCCGTCAAGGACAGCGCCTGGTTCGACTTCCATACGGGCGAGCGCCATCGCGGCGGCATCCAGGAGACGGTACCCGTTGTGGCGGAGCGCATTCCTGTCTATGTGCGGGCCGGCGCCTTCGTGCCGATGGTGGACGTGGTGCAGTCGACAAAGGACTACTCGACGAAAGACGTGGCGCTGCACTACTGGCACGACGCGACGGTCGCGCAATCGGCCGGCATGCTGTATGACGACGACGGCAAGACGGCGCAAGCCTATGAGCAGGGCCGCTACGAACTGGCGCGTTTCACCAGTGCCGTGCAGGGCCGCGAACTGCGCATCGGCATTGCGACGGAGACGGGCCGGCAGTACACGGCGCTTGCGCGCGCCTACGCCCTGCACGTGCACAACGTAACGGCGAAGCCGCGCGCCGCCACCCTGGATGGCAAGCCGCTGGCGGTGCGCTGGGACGGCAAGACGGGCGTGGCGACGGTCAAGCTGCCGGCGCGCGCCGCAATGTCCGCGCAGTTAGTGCTGAGTTTGTAG
- a CDS encoding M2 family metallopeptidase — protein sequence MQTKLKTVYTPLALAALLALTAGAASAQAKPQAAGKPTVAEAKRFLAETERKFEKLGIEGARADWVGSNFITDDTEAIAAYFGELQLDASGQAALAARRYNGLKLGEDDARKLKLLQLTLMLSDPKERAEYASAKAALNGAYGKAKYCPPQNSVLGKDCLALGELEKVLANSREPAKLQEAWSGWHSQAPSYKQRYVDFVALSNKGAREMGFADTGALWRSQYDMPPEAFAAEMERLWQQVKPLYDSLHTYTRYKLRAAYGPEVVPATGPIPAHLFGNMWSQTWDNIYPLLKPAGDTAAFDLTKVLEERKTTAKEMTQYAEGFYTSLGMQKLPASFWERSLLTKPRDRDVVCHASAWPIDGKDDVRIKMCITPTAEDFTVIHHELGHVYYFLEYKDQPVLFRNGANDGFHEAIGDTVALSITPGYLKKIGLMKEDPDPKGDIPQLLQRALSKVAILPFAYSVDRWRWDVYAGKTQPADYDKTWWQLREQYMGVKRPAPMLPNGFDAGAKYHVAADVPYARYFLADLLQFQFHRALCREAGYTGPLHQCSIYGNEKAGKKLQAMLRMGTSKPWPEELKAISGEDRIDGNALIEYFAPLKAWLDEQNRILASQQK from the coding sequence GTGCAGACCAAACTCAAAACAGTGTACACACCGCTGGCACTGGCCGCGCTGCTGGCGCTGACCGCTGGCGCGGCCAGTGCGCAGGCAAAACCGCAAGCCGCCGGCAAACCGACTGTCGCCGAAGCCAAACGCTTCCTGGCGGAGACGGAACGGAAATTCGAGAAACTGGGCATCGAAGGCGCCCGCGCCGACTGGGTCGGCTCGAACTTCATCACGGACGATACCGAAGCCATTGCCGCCTACTTCGGCGAGCTGCAGCTGGACGCGTCCGGCCAGGCCGCGCTGGCCGCGCGCCGCTACAACGGCCTGAAACTGGGCGAGGACGATGCCCGCAAACTGAAGCTGCTGCAGCTGACGCTGATGCTGTCGGATCCAAAGGAGCGGGCCGAGTACGCATCGGCGAAGGCGGCGCTCAATGGCGCCTACGGCAAGGCCAAATACTGCCCGCCGCAGAACAGCGTGCTGGGCAAGGACTGCCTGGCGCTGGGCGAACTGGAAAAGGTGCTCGCCAACAGCCGCGAGCCGGCGAAGCTGCAGGAAGCATGGAGCGGCTGGCACAGCCAGGCGCCGTCGTACAAACAGCGCTACGTGGACTTCGTCGCGCTGTCGAACAAGGGCGCGCGTGAAATGGGCTTTGCCGACACGGGCGCGCTGTGGCGATCGCAGTACGACATGCCGCCGGAGGCCTTTGCCGCCGAAATGGAACGCCTGTGGCAGCAGGTGAAGCCCCTGTACGACTCGCTGCACACGTACACGCGCTACAAGCTGCGCGCCGCGTACGGCCCTGAAGTGGTGCCGGCGACGGGTCCGATTCCCGCCCACCTGTTCGGCAATATGTGGAGTCAGACGTGGGACAACATTTACCCGCTGCTGAAACCTGCCGGCGACACGGCCGCCTTCGACCTGACGAAGGTACTGGAAGAGCGCAAGACGACGGCAAAGGAAATGACGCAGTATGCCGAGGGCTTCTACACGTCGCTGGGCATGCAGAAGCTGCCGGCGTCGTTCTGGGAGCGCTCGCTGCTGACCAAACCGCGCGACCGCGACGTGGTCTGCCACGCGTCGGCCTGGCCGATCGACGGCAAGGACGACGTGCGCATCAAGATGTGCATTACGCCGACGGCGGAAGACTTCACCGTCATCCACCATGAGCTGGGCCACGTCTATTACTTCCTCGAGTACAAGGACCAGCCGGTCCTGTTCCGCAACGGCGCCAACGACGGCTTCCACGAGGCGATCGGCGATACCGTGGCGCTGTCCATCACGCCGGGCTACCTGAAGAAGATCGGCCTGATGAAGGAAGATCCGGATCCGAAGGGCGACATCCCGCAACTGCTGCAGCGCGCGCTGTCGAAAGTGGCAATCCTGCCGTTCGCGTATTCCGTGGACCGCTGGCGCTGGGACGTCTATGCCGGCAAGACCCAGCCGGCCGACTACGACAAGACGTGGTGGCAGCTGCGCGAGCAGTACATGGGCGTGAAGCGTCCGGCGCCGATGCTGCCGAATGGCTTCGACGCGGGCGCGAAATACCACGTCGCCGCGGACGTGCCATACGCGCGCTACTTCCTGGCCGACCTGTTGCAGTTCCAGTTCCACCGCGCGCTGTGCCGCGAGGCCGGCTACACGGGACCGTTGCACCAGTGCTCCATCTACGGCAACGAAAAGGCCGGCAAGAAGCTGCAGGCGATGCTGCGGATGGGCACCAGCAAGCCATGGCCGGAAGAGCTGAAGGCAATCAGCGGGGAAGACCGCATCGACGGCAACGCGCTGATCGAATACTTCGCGCCGCTGAAGGCGTGGCTGGATGAGCAGAACCGCATCCTGGCCTCGCAGCAAAAGTAA
- a CDS encoding TonB-dependent siderophore receptor yields MAQFLSPAAAGNARHPKLHPLVLAVLLCAYGASVAAADEPEDAEPVTVVTVEGQRADDGMVAKRGSTATKTDTPLIETPQSISIVTNERFLDQGAQTVRQTLSYTAGLVAVSFDSRADSVSSRGGSPTQLVDGLQNNFGSYNTTRPDPFMLERVEVLRGPSSVLYGQGSVGGVVNYVQKKPLAQRGGEVQVQVGNRQRRQVAVDVNEVLDDAGHWRARVVAIARDSGSQVEHVPDDRLVFAPSLTWAPDANTELTLTALRQHDESGSLIGFFPWQGTLLASQYGRIPTSTFTGEPGWDAYDTDQTAFGWQLRHRLSDTFELRQNGRKAKGKSDYRSAYTSFTEVKATGRPARPVFNADNRTVNRDLIQQANELDTLLVDTQLEAKFALGRWQHTVLAGVDVQRAEVRQATGRGMAAPLDLYAPVYGNYTVPTSLAHSPTSLLHQKGLYVQEQARFDERWVGVLGWRHDRAENDIEGRPAARTDDRANTGRAGLVYLADDGWAPYVSYAESFLPLGGVDVYGEPYKPQRGRQWEAGVKWQPAGGRVTSALALYELRDTNRKTTDPANPLNSLQMGEVRVRGVELESTGALPRGWNWTAAYTYTDARIARSNGADLGKRVSGIPKHNVSAWLARDFAIAGVGGFTAGGGVRYLGTSWDGTDSLRTPSATLLDAMLSYSTGNWRVAMNVVNLADKVQITTCLARGDCFYGQRRTAMLTARYAW; encoded by the coding sequence ATGGCGCAGTTTCTCTCTCCGGCAGCAGCCGGCAATGCACGACATCCCAAACTTCATCCACTGGTGCTCGCCGTGCTGCTGTGCGCGTACGGCGCGAGCGTCGCAGCCGCCGACGAACCGGAGGACGCGGAGCCCGTCACCGTCGTCACCGTCGAAGGCCAGCGCGCCGATGACGGCATGGTCGCGAAACGGGGCAGCACGGCCACGAAGACGGATACGCCGCTGATCGAGACGCCGCAATCGATTTCCATCGTCACCAACGAGCGCTTCCTCGACCAGGGCGCGCAGACGGTGCGGCAGACGCTCAGCTATACGGCCGGTCTCGTCGCCGTCTCGTTCGACAGCCGCGCCGACAGCGTCTCCTCGCGGGGCGGCTCGCCCACGCAGCTGGTCGACGGACTGCAGAACAACTTCGGCTCGTACAACACGACGCGTCCCGACCCGTTCATGCTCGAGCGCGTGGAAGTGCTGCGTGGGCCGTCCTCCGTGCTGTACGGCCAGGGCAGCGTCGGCGGCGTCGTCAACTATGTGCAGAAAAAACCGCTGGCGCAGCGCGGCGGCGAGGTGCAGGTGCAGGTCGGGAACCGCCAGCGCAGGCAGGTCGCCGTCGACGTCAACGAAGTGCTGGACGACGCGGGCCACTGGCGCGCGCGGGTCGTCGCCATCGCCCGCGACAGCGGCTCGCAGGTCGAGCATGTACCGGATGACCGCCTGGTCTTCGCGCCATCGCTGACGTGGGCACCGGACGCGAATACGGAACTGACGCTGACGGCGCTGCGCCAGCACGACGAGAGCGGCTCGCTGATCGGCTTCTTCCCGTGGCAGGGCACGCTGCTGGCGTCGCAGTACGGCCGCATTCCCACGTCCACGTTCACGGGCGAACCGGGCTGGGATGCCTACGACACCGACCAGACCGCGTTCGGCTGGCAGCTGCGCCACCGCCTCAGCGACACATTCGAGCTGCGCCAGAACGGCCGCAAGGCGAAGGGAAAGTCGGACTACCGCAGCGCCTATACGAGCTTCACGGAAGTGAAGGCGACGGGGCGCCCCGCCCGCCCCGTGTTCAATGCCGACAACCGCACCGTCAACCGCGACCTGATCCAGCAGGCCAACGAACTCGATACGCTGCTGGTCGATACGCAGCTGGAGGCGAAGTTCGCGCTCGGGCGCTGGCAGCACACGGTGCTGGCCGGCGTGGACGTGCAGCGCGCCGAAGTGCGTCAGGCCACGGGCCGCGGCATGGCCGCACCGCTGGACCTGTATGCGCCCGTGTACGGGAACTATACGGTACCGACGTCACTGGCGCACTCGCCCACGTCGCTGCTGCACCAGAAGGGTTTGTACGTGCAGGAGCAGGCCAGGTTCGATGAGCGCTGGGTGGGTGTGCTGGGCTGGCGCCACGACCGGGCCGAGAACGATATCGAAGGCCGGCCCGCCGCGCGCACGGACGATCGCGCCAACACCGGCCGCGCCGGTCTTGTCTACCTGGCCGACGACGGTTGGGCGCCGTATGTCAGCTATGCCGAATCGTTCCTGCCGCTGGGCGGCGTCGACGTTTACGGCGAGCCGTACAAACCGCAGCGCGGCCGGCAGTGGGAAGCCGGCGTCAAATGGCAGCCCGCCGGTGGCCGCGTCACATCGGCGCTGGCGCTGTACGAACTGCGCGACACCAACCGCAAGACCACGGACCCGGCCAACCCGCTCAACAGCCTGCAGATGGGCGAAGTCAGGGTGCGCGGTGTCGAGCTGGAAAGCACGGGCGCCCTGCCGCGCGGCTGGAACTGGACGGCGGCCTACACGTACACGGACGCACGCATCGCGCGCAGCAACGGCGCGGACCTGGGCAAGCGCGTTTCCGGCATCCCGAAACACAATGTGTCGGCGTGGCTGGCACGCGACTTCGCCATTGCCGGCGTGGGCGGCTTCACGGCAGGCGGCGGCGTGCGCTACCTGGGCACGTCATGGGACGGCACCGACAGCCTGCGAACGCCATCGGCCACCCTGCTGGATGCCATGCTGTCGTACAGCACGGGCAACTGGCGCGTGGCAATGAACGTCGTCAACCTGGCCGACAAGGTGCAGATCACGACGTGCCTGGCGCGCGGCGACTGCTTCTACGGCCAGCGGCGCACCGCCATGCTGACGGCGCGCTACGCCTGGTAG